One genomic region from Candidatus Nanosynbacter sp. TM7-074 encodes:
- the ileS gene encoding isoleucine--tRNA ligase, with product MKFKHGTRRRAAEYEKDWVQRWKDNQVFDKSVAQRPADNAYVFYDGPPFITGVPHHGTLLSSIVKDAVPRYWTMKGKRVERRWGWDCHGLPAENFVEKQLNIVDRRQIVTSSDQPAPLDKDGQPLPTISLEKYITKARESMVANSETWQGVIDRIGRWVDFTGAYRTMDKDFMESVWWAFKQLYEAGKIYEGEKVLMYDTKFATPVSKAEVTMDNDAYQTVTDPSVYVKFKLPDEDVAVLAWTTTPWTLPANLMLAVNPEMTYCEVLVGGEKLIIAEEALGRVLQDEKHQPLDYKVLRKFPGSELVGKTYQPLDTGSNWPENDKIHTIYAADFVSHESGTGIVHIAPAYGEDDFELAKRHGISAFHIIDDNGYYTDTNYKGLEVWDNNKFIAKDLKEKGVVWKIEYIRHEYPFNPRSKQRIMYRAIPSWFFDIQGQKPLMLEQNEHINWFPSHLKHGRFAKNIEQAPDWNLSRDRFWATAMPVWKGDRGTVKVVGSYAELKELSGVELDDYHRPWVDDITFEIDGETFTRIDKVLDCWFESGSMPFAQLHYPFENQAKFEQNYPADFIVEYIGQVRAWFYYVHAVNAALAEIGAFGEAGVQHKNAYSNVITTGVVAGNDGRKMSKSLGNFTDPNELMNKFSADSLRFLLLSSPLLNGEDFALHDKDVGDVARKLSMIWNMYDFFTMYAEVDGWEFNGELKDPLSELTNPLDIWIISRLHQLVAEVECHMDTYNIPDALSPILPFLDDASNWYVRRSRRRFWKSEDDGDKNDAYRTLHYVLVRLSYILAPFTPFLAEELYHNLTGDDESIHLKDWLPAGEINRAILRDMNALRVAVNDGLSKRAAAGIKVRQPLASAKLVSTISQNTPEEVVQFFVDIARDELNVKSVEVSTRSEFEFNEPSAQPSVVYDFVITPELKREGLVREIIRHVQSARKKAGLQVDDRIELAIFSADTEITQAINMLAEVITAETLAVKLDSTVNDAEKYDVKIDDKMVAISLQKAK from the coding sequence ATGAAATTCAAACATGGCACACGCCGCCGAGCGGCAGAATACGAGAAGGATTGGGTGCAGCGCTGGAAAGATAACCAGGTGTTTGATAAGTCGGTGGCGCAGCGGCCAGCGGATAACGCCTATGTCTTTTATGACGGTCCGCCGTTTATCACTGGTGTGCCACACCACGGCACGCTACTAAGCTCAATCGTCAAGGACGCCGTGCCGCGCTACTGGACGATGAAAGGCAAGCGTGTGGAGCGCCGCTGGGGCTGGGACTGTCATGGGCTGCCGGCGGAGAATTTCGTCGAAAAGCAGCTGAATATCGTGGATCGGCGGCAGATTGTGACGAGTAGCGACCAGCCAGCACCGCTGGATAAAGACGGTCAGCCACTGCCGACCATCAGCCTGGAAAAATACATCACCAAGGCGCGCGAAAGCATGGTAGCGAACAGCGAAACCTGGCAGGGCGTGATCGATCGAATCGGCCGTTGGGTAGACTTTACGGGTGCCTACCGCACTATGGACAAGGACTTTATGGAGAGCGTCTGGTGGGCCTTCAAGCAGCTATACGAGGCTGGCAAAATCTATGAAGGCGAAAAGGTGCTGATGTACGACACCAAGTTTGCTACCCCTGTCAGCAAGGCCGAAGTGACCATGGACAACGACGCCTACCAAACGGTGACCGACCCGAGTGTGTATGTGAAGTTTAAGTTGCCTGATGAAGATGTTGCTGTTTTGGCTTGGACGACTACGCCATGGACGCTGCCAGCTAACTTGATGTTGGCCGTCAATCCAGAGATGACGTATTGCGAAGTGTTGGTGGGGGGTGAGAAGCTCATCATCGCCGAGGAGGCCTTGGGGCGTGTCTTGCAGGACGAAAAACACCAGCCGCTTGATTACAAAGTATTGCGCAAATTCCCCGGTAGCGAATTGGTGGGTAAAACCTACCAGCCGCTCGATACGGGCTCGAATTGGCCAGAGAATGACAAGATTCACACCATCTACGCGGCGGATTTCGTGTCGCACGAGTCGGGTACGGGTATCGTGCACATCGCACCGGCTTATGGTGAGGACGACTTTGAGCTGGCCAAGCGCCACGGCATTAGCGCCTTCCACATCATCGATGATAACGGCTACTACACCGATACCAATTACAAAGGCCTCGAGGTGTGGGACAATAACAAGTTCATCGCCAAAGACCTGAAAGAAAAGGGCGTGGTGTGGAAGATTGAGTACATTCGTCACGAATACCCGTTCAACCCGCGCAGCAAGCAGCGCATCATGTATCGGGCGATTCCGTCATGGTTTTTCGACATCCAGGGGCAAAAGCCGCTGATGCTGGAGCAGAACGAGCATATCAATTGGTTCCCGAGCCACCTGAAGCACGGTCGTTTTGCCAAAAATATCGAGCAGGCACCAGACTGGAACCTGAGCCGTGACCGCTTCTGGGCGACGGCTATGCCAGTGTGGAAGGGTGACCGCGGCACGGTCAAGGTGGTTGGCTCTTATGCAGAGTTGAAGGAGCTGAGCGGCGTGGAGCTGGATGATTACCATCGCCCGTGGGTGGATGACATTACTTTTGAAATCGACGGCGAAACGTTTACCCGCATTGATAAGGTACTGGACTGTTGGTTTGAGAGCGGTAGTATGCCGTTTGCCCAGCTACATTATCCGTTTGAAAACCAGGCCAAGTTTGAGCAGAATTACCCGGCGGATTTCATCGTTGAGTACATCGGTCAGGTGCGAGCGTGGTTCTACTACGTGCACGCTGTCAATGCTGCCTTGGCAGAAATCGGTGCCTTTGGTGAGGCAGGCGTGCAGCATAAAAATGCCTACAGCAATGTCATCACCACTGGTGTGGTTGCGGGCAATGATGGCCGTAAGATGAGTAAGTCGCTTGGTAACTTTACTGATCCGAACGAGCTGATGAATAAGTTCAGTGCTGATTCCTTGCGCTTCCTGCTGCTGAGTAGTCCGCTACTCAACGGCGAAGACTTTGCTTTGCACGACAAAGACGTTGGTGACGTGGCACGTAAACTCAGTATGATTTGGAATATGTATGATTTCTTCACCATGTACGCGGAGGTTGATGGCTGGGAATTTAATGGCGAATTGAAAGATCCGCTGAGCGAGTTGACTAATCCGCTTGATATCTGGATCATCAGTCGGTTGCATCAGCTGGTGGCAGAAGTTGAGTGTCACATGGATACCTACAATATTCCTGATGCGCTGAGCCCGATTTTGCCATTCCTTGATGATGCCAGCAACTGGTATGTTCGTCGTAGTCGCCGCCGCTTCTGGAAGTCGGAGGATGATGGCGATAAGAACGATGCTTACCGGACGCTGCACTACGTGCTGGTGCGCTTGAGCTACATTTTGGCGCCATTTACACCGTTTTTGGCCGAGGAGTTGTATCACAATTTGACAGGTGATGACGAATCGATTCATTTGAAGGATTGGTTGCCAGCAGGTGAAATCAATAGGGCGATATTGCGTGACATGAATGCCTTGCGCGTTGCCGTCAATGACGGTTTGTCGAAGCGCGCCGCAGCTGGAATTAAGGTTCGTCAGCCACTGGCTTCCGCTAAACTTGTCAGCACTATTTCTCAGAATACGCCAGAGGAAGTTGTTCAGTTCTTTGTTGATATTGCGCGAGACGAATTGAACGTTAAATCAGTAGAAGTTTCCACCAGATCAGAGTTTGAGTTTAATGAACCATCAGCACAGCCAAGTGTTGTCTATGATTTCGTCATTACTCCTGAACTGAAGCGTGAAGGATTGGTACGTGAGATTATTCGCCACGTCCAGAGCGCGCGTAAGAAAGCGGGGCTGCAGGTAGACGATCGGATTGAGCTTGCTATTTTTAGTGCGGATACAGAAATTACTCAAGCCATCAACATGCTTGCCGAAGTTATTACTGCCGAGACATTGGCTGTAAAATTAGACTCTACGGTAAATGATGCGGAAAAATATGACGTTAAAATTGACGATAAAATGGTAGCAATATCATTGCAAAAGGCTAAATAA
- a CDS encoding DUF916 domain-containing protein: protein MNSLLWRKIVGAAIIVGLILPASVSAAGIGGRPANPDPNNPRTQSIFIYNLSGGAAKSDQLHLQNGLDEKATVEVYVVDGTVTATGDMTCKQKVEDKVDAGKWVNIPKQEITLEAKENKLVDFTVKVPSKVDVGEHNACIVVQRKNTQPVATGGVQIQTRQAIRMAIVVPGDIHRDVTIDKFDIKNENGSQLYEIALKNSGNVSADVDIKLVVKDAAGNVVYKNGGVNATIANETRQFRYESKLAPFWGGKYKAELSISYKKKAGEWGIGQNKSELITKDIEPKELFFWPSIMALAIIGGALLLVILLLIGLIVTIKRRKKSVKFGNR from the coding sequence ATGAATAGTTTATTGTGGCGTAAAATAGTTGGAGCAGCTATTATTGTAGGGCTGATTTTACCCGCGTCAGTATCTGCTGCGGGAATTGGTGGTCGGCCAGCTAATCCAGATCCAAACAACCCGAGAACCCAATCAATTTTTATATACAATCTATCTGGCGGCGCCGCAAAATCCGATCAACTACATCTTCAGAATGGACTAGATGAAAAAGCAACGGTTGAGGTTTATGTGGTTGATGGCACGGTAACGGCGACTGGTGATATGACCTGCAAGCAAAAAGTAGAGGATAAGGTTGATGCTGGTAAATGGGTTAACATCCCTAAGCAGGAGATAACGCTTGAGGCAAAGGAGAATAAACTAGTCGATTTTACGGTTAAGGTCCCTAGTAAGGTGGATGTTGGTGAGCATAACGCCTGCATTGTCGTACAGCGTAAAAATACTCAACCTGTAGCAACGGGCGGAGTCCAGATACAAACCCGCCAGGCGATTCGCATGGCAATAGTTGTTCCTGGAGATATTCATCGCGATGTGACAATTGATAAATTTGATATCAAGAATGAAAACGGTAGTCAGTTGTATGAAATTGCACTGAAGAATTCTGGTAATGTATCTGCTGATGTCGATATTAAATTGGTAGTCAAGGATGCGGCAGGTAATGTTGTTTATAAGAATGGTGGCGTAAATGCAACGATTGCTAATGAAACACGTCAATTCCGCTATGAAAGTAAGCTGGCGCCTTTCTGGGGGGGTAAATATAAAGCAGAGCTCTCGATTTCTTACAAGAAAAAGGCTGGCGAATGGGGGATTGGTCAGAATAAGAGTGAACTAATAACGAAGGATATTGAGCCTAAAGAACTGTTTTTCTGGCCGTCAATTATGGCTTTGGCGATAATTGGTGGCGCCTTGTTGTTGGTTATTCTGCTATTGATTGGTCTTATTGTCACAATTAAGCGCCGTAAAAAATCAGTTAAATTTGGTAATCGTTAG
- a CDS encoding ParA family protein translates to MTKIIAVTNQKGGVGKTTTSINVAYFLAKAGKKTLLVDFDPQGNATSGLGIDKQNLGATISEVIMRQIDLANIVLPTEYKNLSIAPATPHLANTEVELAQAEGRFIRLREALKKATDYDYIIIDSPPSLSLLTVNGMIAANYVLLPVQAEFYALEGLGQLLESMKLIKKGLNPPLELLGVLLTMMDSRTTLSGQVHAEIKKYFPDKIFKNNIPRNIRLAEAPSHGAPVGAYDRFSKGSRAYKALTKEIIERVER, encoded by the coding sequence ATGACAAAAATCATTGCGGTGACAAATCAAAAAGGTGGCGTCGGTAAAACAACGACGTCGATTAACGTAGCATATTTTTTGGCAAAAGCTGGTAAGAAGACTCTGTTAGTGGATTTTGACCCTCAGGGCAATGCAACCAGTGGTCTGGGGATTGATAAGCAGAATCTGGGCGCAACGATATCTGAGGTGATTATGCGGCAAATTGATTTGGCGAATATTGTCCTGCCGACCGAATATAAAAATCTGTCGATTGCACCAGCCACGCCTCACCTGGCAAATACAGAAGTTGAACTGGCCCAGGCGGAAGGTAGGTTTATTCGTTTGCGTGAGGCGCTGAAAAAAGCAACAGACTATGATTATATCATTATTGATAGTCCGCCGAGTCTGAGCCTGTTAACCGTTAATGGCATGATTGCCGCTAATTACGTACTGCTGCCAGTTCAGGCGGAGTTTTATGCGCTGGAGGGCTTGGGGCAACTACTTGAAAGTATGAAATTGATAAAGAAGGGGCTTAATCCACCTTTGGAATTATTGGGTGTTTTGCTGACGATGATGGACTCCAGGACTACACTATCTGGGCAGGTTCACGCGGAAATTAAGAAGTATTTTCCAGATAAAATTTTTAAGAATAACATTCCGCGAAATATTCGTTTGGCAGAGGCGCCTAGCCACGGCGCGCCAGTCGGAGCATATGATCGATTTTCAAAGGGTTCTCGCGCCTATAAAGCATTAACGAAGGAAATTATAGAGAGGGTGGAGCGATGA
- a CDS encoding RCC1 domain-containing protein — MIKNKKSLLIKNRRRTGYYFTFGGIIAVFAVMSFIFVTSQQSHATIPAGGKQNEIGQVSYRFYSPSNSANPGAPLAGTNTQAILSKPGADFRLRVGVQNKGLFTKSLAAVGEGHNHGCAILSDNKAYCWGEDAWGALGTNSTSDSSTPTPIYTDGDLSGKAIKQIATGDWHSCAIASDNRVYCWGYGSNGELGNGTYNQANAPVAVSTSGVMSGKNITQIATGFNHNCALDSDGKIYCWGQNAYGELGNNSTTISNVPVATSMNDFGGRRVKQIIAGFFYSCALTTDGSVFCWGTTENGRIGTGQTSGYSARPVQISFGGKKVESISGHATHACAVISGSQGLYCWGKNNRGQIGNGSTTDSHAPSPASVSGILGGGKTIRRVKANYEHTCVLISNGDVYCWGAGDKGQLGNGSTSDSTSPVKVNMPSITADNTISDIASGSNYSCALTTRGYVYCWGENSHYQLGNSLSSNALTPTSLSTPGRTIGDSAIKLRAEYAKKGSAVTCSAVNGAAWQPINGAAKLRYATSGPADGTAITKISDDPTLPEDTVGTRPQTIVRKNSPWTTFANTQDIAAGEVGVWDLMLVDRGLDRNENYCVRLVTDTTAAPGTSVDTYEVYPEFKTAPGSLDLRFANSAGTTVVNPTARFTNATTSRNSVITGAYLSDTSSKQIEVVNTQTDAGWSVVLSASNGSTARWQQSGGTKSYMFNGNSDTQGFLSVKFAAAYVVTSASGRSLSGSWCNTSGVQKGSDLQFQAGGANANSITLMSSSSSTDQLGCAFLLRNVRLNQTIPAYQSPGVYNLPMTLTVTAQ; from the coding sequence ATGATAAAAAATAAGAAGTCATTATTAATTAAAAATAGGCGCCGAACGGGATATTATTTTACTTTTGGTGGTATTATTGCCGTTTTTGCGGTCATGAGCTTCATTTTTGTGACATCGCAGCAGAGCCATGCGACAATTCCAGCGGGCGGTAAACAGAATGAAATTGGTCAAGTCTCATATCGCTTTTACAGTCCGTCAAATTCAGCTAATCCAGGAGCTCCATTAGCTGGTACTAATACTCAGGCCATATTGTCAAAGCCTGGTGCTGATTTTCGTTTGAGAGTTGGCGTGCAAAATAAAGGACTGTTTACAAAAAGCCTGGCAGCGGTTGGCGAAGGACATAACCACGGTTGTGCTATCTTGTCAGATAATAAGGCTTATTGTTGGGGAGAGGATGCTTGGGGGGCGCTTGGCACTAACTCAACTTCCGATTCGAGCACTCCGACGCCTATTTATACTGACGGCGACTTAAGTGGTAAAGCTATTAAGCAGATTGCTACTGGAGATTGGCATTCTTGTGCAATTGCTTCTGATAACAGAGTGTATTGCTGGGGTTATGGAAGCAATGGAGAGCTAGGAAATGGGACTTATAACCAGGCTAATGCACCGGTGGCCGTTAGTACTTCGGGGGTGATGTCAGGTAAAAATATTACGCAAATTGCCACAGGATTTAATCATAACTGTGCACTAGACTCCGATGGTAAAATCTATTGCTGGGGGCAGAATGCTTATGGTGAGCTAGGTAATAATTCAACGACCATATCTAATGTGCCAGTAGCTACTTCCATGAATGATTTTGGAGGGCGACGAGTTAAGCAGATTATTGCGGGATTTTTCTACTCGTGCGCCTTAACGACTGACGGCTCGGTATTTTGTTGGGGTACTACTGAAAATGGTCGGATTGGTACCGGTCAAACTAGCGGCTATTCTGCGCGGCCGGTACAGATAAGCTTTGGCGGCAAGAAGGTTGAGTCAATTTCTGGACATGCCACTCATGCTTGTGCTGTAATTTCGGGTTCCCAAGGATTGTATTGCTGGGGAAAAAATAATAGGGGACAGATTGGCAATGGGTCAACTACGGACAGCCATGCTCCTTCACCTGCCTCGGTAAGTGGAATTCTTGGTGGCGGAAAGACGATTAGACGGGTAAAAGCTAACTACGAGCATACTTGTGTATTGATTAGCAACGGAGATGTTTACTGTTGGGGAGCCGGCGACAAGGGACAGTTAGGCAATGGGTCAACCTCAGATTCGACGTCACCGGTAAAAGTCAACATGCCATCAATAACCGCTGACAATACTATAAGTGATATAGCTAGTGGTAGTAATTACTCTTGTGCTTTAACGACTAGAGGCTATGTTTACTGTTGGGGCGAGAACTCACATTATCAATTGGGTAATAGCTTGTCGTCTAATGCGCTAACGCCTACGTCGTTATCAACTCCAGGGCGAACCATCGGGGACTCAGCAATTAAATTACGTGCCGAATATGCAAAAAAAGGTAGTGCGGTAACATGTTCGGCAGTTAATGGTGCGGCTTGGCAGCCGATTAATGGAGCGGCAAAACTTAGGTACGCCACAAGCGGTCCAGCAGATGGTACAGCTATAACTAAGATTTCAGATGATCCGACGTTACCGGAAGATACTGTCGGTACGCGCCCGCAGACGATTGTCAGAAAGAATAGTCCTTGGACAACGTTTGCGAATACCCAAGATATAGCTGCCGGCGAAGTAGGGGTTTGGGATTTGATGCTGGTTGATAGGGGTCTTGATAGGAATGAAAATTATTGTGTTCGCTTAGTCACAGACACTACCGCTGCGCCGGGTACCAGTGTTGATACATATGAGGTGTATCCAGAGTTTAAGACGGCTCCTGGGTCGTTGGATCTTCGTTTTGCAAACAGTGCGGGAACAACAGTGGTTAATCCAACTGCGAGATTTACTAATGCGACCACGAGTAGAAACAGTGTAATCACGGGCGCTTATCTGTCTGACACTAGTTCAAAGCAAATTGAGGTGGTTAATACGCAGACTGATGCTGGATGGAGTGTGGTATTATCAGCTTCTAATGGGTCGACTGCTCGCTGGCAGCAATCAGGTGGCACGAAGTCCTACATGTTCAATGGCAATAGTGACACCCAAGGGTTCTTGTCGGTTAAGTTTGCGGCGGCCTATGTCGTCACGTCGGCGTCGGGTCGTTCATTGAGTGGGTCGTGGTGTAACACTAGTGGTGTACAAAAGGGTTCTGATTTGCAATTCCAAGCAGGAGGAGCAAATGCAAATAGTATTACGCTGATGAGTAGCAGTAGCTCAACCGATCAGCTGGGCTGTGCATTTTTATTGCGTAATGTTAGGCTGAACCAGACTATTCCGGCATATCAGAGTCCTGGCGTGTATAATTTACCAATGACATTAACGGTGACGGCGCAGTAG
- a CDS encoding ParB/RepB/Spo0J family partition protein, which translates to MKKGLGRGFESLIPTNLIDETFDPTAQQDEKVSRLRDIAIDKVVPDPDQPRRFFDETALNELAESVREHGVVQPIVVTPKGDKYLIVAGERRWRAANKAGLTEVPCIVRSMNDQNRLEISLIENLQRHDLNALETATAYQKLRDQFNMTLEEIGKRLGGKSISAVSNTLRLLKLPKSVQKALFEGRLNEGQARPLIGLPEEAAEDIMERAIREEWSARRVEQVVTLWKQAKDSPIENKRRPADMPHADAVASLSKRFGTGVKIRTNGRGAGQISIKFKDGLEFERIRELLER; encoded by the coding sequence ATGAAAAAAGGTTTAGGTAGGGGTTTCGAGTCGTTGATCCCAACTAATTTGATTGACGAAACATTTGATCCGACAGCACAGCAGGACGAGAAGGTATCGCGCTTAAGAGATATTGCAATTGATAAAGTTGTTCCAGATCCAGATCAGCCGCGTCGCTTTTTTGATGAGACTGCCCTGAATGAGCTGGCAGAGTCGGTGCGTGAGCACGGTGTGGTCCAGCCAATTGTGGTGACGCCAAAGGGCGATAAATATTTGATTGTGGCGGGAGAAAGGCGCTGGCGTGCTGCTAATAAGGCCGGATTAACAGAGGTGCCTTGTATTGTTAGGAGCATGAACGACCAGAATCGTCTGGAGATTTCTTTGATTGAGAATTTGCAGCGGCACGATTTGAATGCTCTGGAGACGGCTACAGCTTATCAGAAATTACGTGACCAGTTTAACATGACTTTAGAGGAGATCGGCAAGCGTTTGGGCGGTAAGTCCATTAGCGCCGTCAGTAACACGCTGAGACTGCTGAAATTACCAAAGTCTGTACAGAAAGCACTATTTGAAGGAAGGCTGAATGAGGGCCAGGCTAGGCCGCTTATTGGTCTACCTGAAGAAGCGGCGGAAGACATTATGGAGCGGGCGATTCGTGAAGAATGGTCGGCGCGTCGGGTTGAGCAGGTGGTGACGCTGTGGAAGCAGGCTAAGGATAGTCCAATTGAGAATAAACGTCGTCCGGCGGATATGCCGCATGCGGACGCGGTGGCGAGCCTATCTAAGAGGTTTGGTACAGGTGTGAAGATCCGTACTAACGGACGTGGAGCGGGCCAGATTAGTATCAAATTTAAGGATGGTCTTGAGTTTGAACGAATACGAGAATTGCTTGAAAGATAG
- the lepB gene encoding signal peptidase I has product MDATFMDRHPKLQDGLGMVIFVVGVVIGTILLNTFVFQTFNVEGASMETTMYTGDRLIVNRLPVTSSKLQNKNYIPKRGEIIVFKNPNFNASTGKDEYIVKRVIAFASERVTVKNGTVTVYNKENPNGFNPDTSVNKNEPGQPTSGDVDSTVPDGTVFVMGDHRQGSYSCDSRNCMGPIPLYDIVGPVSLRIFPFNKIRSF; this is encoded by the coding sequence ATGGACGCTACTTTTATGGATCGTCATCCAAAGTTACAAGATGGCCTAGGGATGGTCATTTTCGTTGTAGGAGTGGTGATTGGCACTATTTTATTGAACACATTTGTGTTTCAAACATTTAACGTCGAAGGCGCCAGCATGGAAACTACCATGTATACTGGCGACCGATTAATCGTCAATCGCTTGCCAGTTACATCTTCAAAATTACAGAATAAGAACTACATTCCCAAACGCGGCGAGATTATTGTTTTTAAGAACCCTAATTTTAACGCCTCGACCGGTAAGGATGAATACATCGTCAAGCGTGTAATCGCCTTTGCCAGCGAACGCGTTACTGTAAAAAACGGTACAGTGACAGTCTACAATAAAGAAAACCCTAATGGCTTCAATCCAGACACTTCTGTTAATAAAAATGAGCCAGGTCAACCAACTTCTGGCGATGTTGATTCAACCGTGCCCGACGGCACCGTGTTCGTTATGGGCGACCACCGACAGGGTAGCTATTCATGCGATTCCCGAAACTGCATGGGACCAATACCCCTATATGACATAGTTGGTCCCGTTAGTTTGCGGATATTCCCCTTCAATAAAATTCGCTCTTTCTAA
- a CDS encoding sugar phosphate nucleotidyltransferase — translation MITKAIIPVAGWGTRMLPITKSIEKCMLPVGTRPVVDYIVQDIVRAGVKDIYFVVGEQSTQVQSYYRSNIQLNDYLRRAGKQDKLALVAPLRDVRIHFLTQPSTGGYGTSIPVGLASEFIEPGESAFVVMGDQFFWRSDGGSNAADLAELVEARSLSAGLLGNPVEEAFIPQTGIIKTDEQGNFVRIIEKPKLEEAPSNLSNSSFYVLNKEIFELARTLPANPQRGEFELTDAINAYIASGGVIAVGEAKGDYMECGSPSGWLRANNAMAELQKN, via the coding sequence GTGATCACTAAAGCTATCATTCCAGTTGCCGGTTGGGGTACGCGGATGCTGCCGATTACCAAATCAATCGAAAAGTGTATGCTACCGGTGGGGACGCGACCGGTGGTTGATTATATCGTGCAAGATATTGTTCGGGCGGGCGTGAAGGATATTTATTTCGTGGTCGGTGAGCAGAGCACTCAGGTGCAGAGTTATTATCGGTCAAATATTCAGCTGAACGATTATTTGCGGCGCGCTGGTAAACAGGACAAATTAGCTCTGGTAGCGCCGCTCCGTGACGTGCGAATACATTTTTTAACCCAGCCAAGTACTGGGGGTTATGGCACGAGCATCCCGGTGGGATTGGCGAGTGAATTTATTGAACCGGGTGAGTCGGCATTTGTGGTTATGGGTGACCAATTCTTTTGGCGCAGTGATGGCGGTTCAAATGCGGCCGATCTGGCGGAATTGGTGGAGGCTCGCAGCTTGTCGGCTGGTTTGTTGGGTAATCCTGTTGAGGAGGCGTTTATCCCGCAGACGGGTATCATCAAAACTGACGAGCAGGGCAATTTTGTCCGCATCATTGAGAAGCCAAAGCTAGAAGAAGCGCCAAGTAACCTCAGCAATTCAAGCTTTTACGTTCTCAACAAAGAAATTTTCGAACTGGCACGGACATTGCCTGCCAATCCACAGCGCGGCGAGTTTGAGCTGACTGACGCCATCAACGCGTATATTGCCAGTGGTGGCGTCATCGCGGTGGGCGAGGCTAAGGGTGACTATATGGAGTGCGGTTCGCCCAGCGGCTGGCTGCGCGCCAATAACGCCATGGCTGAGCTGCAGAAAAACTAG
- the rplU gene encoding 50S ribosomal protein L21 has protein sequence MKAVVKISGKQYIVSEKESLLVDLLPEGTKELTLDALLVIDGDKTKVGTPTVKGAVVKAKVVEAEVKGDKIRVIRYKSKKRVHKETGHRQKYTKIQITSIK, from the coding sequence ATGAAAGCAGTCGTAAAAATCTCTGGCAAACAGTATATTGTCAGCGAAAAAGAGTCCCTCTTGGTGGATCTCCTCCCTGAAGGCACAAAAGAACTCACTCTCGACGCACTTTTAGTGATTGATGGTGATAAAACAAAAGTCGGTACGCCAACGGTGAAGGGCGCGGTAGTGAAGGCGAAGGTCGTTGAGGCGGAAGTTAAGGGCGACAAGATTCGCGTTATCCGCTACAAGAGCAAAAAACGCGTTCACAAAGAAACTGGTCATCGCCAGAAGTACACCAAGATTCAGATTACGTCAATCAAATAA